Proteins co-encoded in one Oncorhynchus kisutch isolate 150728-3 linkage group LG1, Okis_V2, whole genome shotgun sequence genomic window:
- the LOC116375795 gene encoding high choriolytic enzyme 1-like, whose product MAYLLSLSFFLLFLGLTQAHPLQLDEKDEMVFTEDPDDLVDITTRILETNNGTTEMLMGGDVMVPRTRTAIRCLWSNKCLWERKKSENLVKVPYTLSSDFDSYSQGKIKYAMNTFHAKTCVRFVQRSNQRDYLSIESRSGCSSWVGKTGGKQLVSLEKGGCVYHGTIQHELLHALGFYHEQNRSDRDNYIRINWEYVERGEEPNFDKEDTNNLDIPYDYSSVMHYNRWSFSTVYRKETITPIPDATVPIGQSLEMSAIDVQRVNKLYRC is encoded by the coding sequence ATGGCctaccttctttctctctccttcttcctcctttTCCTAGGACTCACACAGGCCCACCCTCTCCAGCTTGATGAGAAGGATGAGATGGTCTTCACAGAAGACCCAGATGATCTGGTGGACATCACCACCAGGATCCTGGAGACCAACAATGGCACCACAGAGATGCTGATGGGAGGAGACGTCATGGTCCCCAGAACCAGGACTGCCATCAGGTGCTTGTGGTCCAACAAATGTCTCTGGGAGAGGAAGAAGTCAGAGAACCTCGTCAAGGTTCCTTACACGCTCAGCTCAGATTTTGACTCTTACTCCCAGGGGAAGATCAAGTACGCCATGAACACCTTCCACGCCAAGACCTGCGTGCGCTTCGTCCAACGTAGCAACCAGAGGGACTACCTTAGCATCGAAAGCAGATCCGGCTGTTCTTCATGGGTTGGAAAAACCGGAGGTAAGCAGCTCGTATCCCTCGAAAAAGGAGGGTGTGTTTACCACGGTACCATACAGCACGAGCTGCTCCACGCTCTGGGTTTCTACCACGAACAGAACAGGAGTGACCGCGACAATTACATCAGGATCAACTGGGAGTATGTTGAACGCGGGGAGGAGCCCAACTTCGACAAAGAGGACACCAACAACCTGGACATTCCCTATGACTACTCCTCCGTCATGCATTATAATAGATGGTCGTTCAGCACTGTGTATAGGAAGGAGACGATCACTCCTATTCCTGACGCCACTGTGCCCATCGGACAGAGCTTGGAGATGTCTGCGATCGATGTTCAGAGGGTTAACAAGCTCTACAGGTGTTAA